The following proteins come from a genomic window of Lolium rigidum isolate FL_2022 chromosome 5, APGP_CSIRO_Lrig_0.1, whole genome shotgun sequence:
- the LOC124651603 gene encoding aldehyde dehydrogenase family 3 member H1-like: MAVEAATLLQGLRASFRSGRTRPAEWRAAQLKSLVRMIEEKEDDISNALHTDLAKPRMESYLHEISLAKGACIFALKGLKNWMKPDKVPAAITTFPSTATIVPEPLGVVLIISAWNYPFLLSIEPVIGAIAAGNAVVLKPSEIAPATSSLFAKLLPEYVDGSCIKVVEGGINETTSLLEQKWDKIFYTGNGYVARIVMAAAAKHLTPVALELGGKCPVIVDSNVDLHVAVKRIAVGKWGCNNGQACIAPDYIITTKAFVTELVDSLKRVLVRFYGEDPLQSEDLSRIVNANHFNRVIKLIEDKKVADKIVLGGQIDEKQLKIAPTVLVDVPLDTQLMIGEIFGPLLPIVTVEKIEESIDYINAGTKPLAAYLFTKNKKLQEDFIANVSAGGMLVNDVALHLTNPHLPFGGVGDSGIGSYHGKFSFDCFSHKKAVLVRGFGGEANARYPPYTVEKQKILRGLINGSFFALILALLGFPREKR, encoded by the exons atggcggtggaggcggcgacGCTGTTGCAGGGGCTCCGGGCCAGCTTCAGGTcggggcggacgcggccggccgaGTGGCGGGCGGCGCAGCTCAAGTCGCTGGTCAGGAtgatcgaggagaaggaggacGACATCAGCAACGCGCTCCACACCGACCTCGCCAAGCCGCGCATGGAGTCCTACCTCCACGAG ATATCACTGGCGAAAGGGGCCTGCATATTTGCCTTGAAGGGTCTGAAGAACTGGATGAAACCCGACAAG GTACCTGCTGCCATAACTACATTCCCATCCACTGCTACAATTGTGCCGGAGCCCCTCGGTGTCGTGCTCATCATCTCAGCCTGGAACTACCCTTTCT TGCTATCGATCGAGCCTGTTATTGGTGCGATTGCTGCTGGGAATGCTGTAGTGCTGAAGCCATCAGAAATTGCGCCAGCAACATCATCATTGTTCGCGAAGCTGCTACCAGAGTATGTTGATGGCTCCTGTATAAAAGTTGTAGAGGGAGGCATTAATGAAACAACCTCACTCTTGGAACAAAAATGGGACAAGATCTTCTACACGG GAAATGGATATGTAGCCCGGATAGTGATGGCAGCTGCAGCGAAGCATCTAACCCCGGTTGCTCTGGAGCTCGGTGGAAAGTGCCCTGTTATTGTTGATTCTAACGTTGATCTTCAT GTTGCTGTTAAGAGGATTGCTGTTGGTAAATGGGGCTGTAACAATGGCCAGGCGTGCATTGCTCCGGATTACATCATAACGACGAAAGCATTTGTTACAGAGCTG GTCGACTCTTTGAAAAGAGTGTTGGTAAGGTTCTACGGGGAGGATCCGTTGCAATCAGAGGACCTGTCTCGTATTGTGAATGCTAATCATTTCAACAGAGTGATAAAGTTGATAGAAGATAAGAAAGTCGCCGACAAGATTGTGCTTGGTGGCCAGATAGATGAGAAACAACT AAAAATAGCCCCTACGGTGTTGGTAGATGTTCCTCTCGATACACAACTCATGATAGGGGAAATATTTGGCCCATTGCTTCCAATTGTAACG GTCGAAAAGATTGAAGAAAGCATTGACTACATCAACGCTGGGACAAAGCCGCTCGCAGCCTACCTCTTCACCAAGAACAAGAAGCTGCAAGAGGACTTCATCGCAAACGTCTCTGCAGGAGGCATGCTTGTCAACGACGTTGCCCTACAC CTGACGAACCCGCATTTGCCGTTCGGGGGCGTGGGCGACAGTGGCATAGGGTCGTACCACGGCAAGTTCAGCTTCGACTGCTTCAGCCACAAGAAGGCGGTGCTGGTCCGCGGGTTCGGTGGGGAGGCCAACGCGAGGTACCCACCTTACACGGTGGAGAAGCAGAAGATTCTGAGGGGCCTCATCAATGGCAGCTTCTTTGCGCTCATCCTTgcgctcttggggttcccaagggAGAAGCGTTAG